Part of the Labilibaculum antarcticum genome, AAATTTTGTTGGTTCTATTTTCCGCTTGCAAATCTCTGAGAAAGTATGGTAAACATCACCTAAATCCACAGAAAACAACTTTTCAAACGATTTGGTTATCTCCTTGATTTCCGCACCGCCATCATTAAGAGATTTCGAACTAAACAATCCATAAATAAGCTCAACCAGCGCCACTTTGCTTGCTGTCCATCTCAAATTTACGGAAGACCTGCAGGAACAGTTTGTCGACTCACTGCCATTGCCAGTGGGCTTGAACTTTTCAATCATTTTCTTCAAATCATTTTTAAAATCCTGCAAAAATGCAGAAGAATTGGGTTGATCCAGTATCGAGTGCATTTCCAGAAACAAAACCTTCATCTCTTGGTCTTTGAAATCCACCCCTTTAAAATCACTATATTGGGATTCACAAAGCAATCCCCTGTAAGTCTCAATTTTTACCTCAAAATACATATTCGCCGGAGAGGAATAAATATCTTCACCTTTCCCCAGATATTCCAAAGATAACCTTTGCCGTTCTTCATGCAGAAAGTAAATTTTATCAGGAAGTAATTTGTGCATTGGCAATACATCCTTTATCCTGGTCATATGAGGATAGAATTCTTTCATTTCATTCTGCCAGGATGCATCAGGACCTAACAGATAAACTTCTGATTTTCTGCAATTTTTACGAAAAACACGAATAAATTTGGATGATTTTTGAATGATGTCCTTTTGCAGTTGAAAACAGGCCACCATTTGCGACAGATCCTCAGGATGTATATGAATCCACTCTAAACGATTAATGGTTTTAGTTACTATTTTATAATTTGGGGATGGATTTACAAAATCTGGATTTTCACCAATCTGCTCATCCAGCATTTCAAAAATATGGATTAACATATCCAGATAGGAACGGACCTCCCCGTTCGTTTTGAAACTGTATAAATTATTTCGAACTTCACGAATGAAATTCCAATACAAATGGTTCACATTATCCTTGAATTCATGAAAACTTAAATACTTGTCGAAATAGAGCTTGTACTCAACCTCATTTTTCTCGAAAACAACGACAGCCTTTGTCAATTCGGTTATTAGCCTGAAAAAAATCTCTTCTGTAAACATATTTCATATATTTGTAATTATACAATCAGTTATTTAAATTAACATTTCCAGCTCCAAACAAATACCATAAATATTATACTGTAGTTATAAATATACCAAAACATTAAATTCAATGCAAAAATAAAAACACCAACCGAATAATCACAAGGTCAGAATATTAGCTTTTACTTCATCCCCTTAAAAACAACATAAAGAATTACTATCTAATACAATAATACTGAATCATTGATTCATAATTACCAATAACATACCAGCATATTTTCCTGGGATTTATTCAATTTTGTTTTGACTGTCCCCCCCCGAAATACGTGCCAATTCAAATGTGTAAAGACCTAAAACGAGTTGTCAAGTTGATTCTGTCGCACTGACCAAACCTAATGCGAAAGCATAGAAGATTTTTCCTGAAATTTAATTCCTGGAATTCACATATGACCAGGAACTTGCTCGATAATTAAGAAGAGTTTGTTGGATCTTTCGAATTTACTCTGAAGATCAAAAGATTATTTAGCCAAACACTTTAATAGAAAATCGGAATGGAAAAAAACAGAAAATAATCTTTGGACGTTTCCGTCAGGCAGAATAGCATTCTACCCGCAAATTTTGTAGGCAATGGATTGGACTTATCCATCTCAAAAGAAATTAATGAGTTGATGGAAGGTGAATTGTGAATACTGCATTTATTGAATTGAAATGCCTGAGTTTGATGTTTAGACAAGAAGGTTGGGATTTGCTGTGAACGACGAGTGGTTGAGAGCGAAAAGTGTGACAGGGTTGCGGGCTTACAAAGCTGGAGTTGAAAACAATTCGGAGCCACAAGTAAAGTGAGACTCCGAAATTATTATTTGTGCAACAATACCGTGAAAATTCTTTTTGGTTGTGCAGCTCCTACTTTAAAGAAACAGAGCCTATTTGGAAAACAAGCGGAACGACCAAAAAGATTTTGGAACCCCTGGCAAACTTTTTGCCGAGGCCCGAGGAGAGAACACAATATTTCCCTTTCATTTTTTTCTTTATCCAATAGGATTATTAAACCAAAACGCTTTGCCCGCAAATTACAAATATGCGGGAGCTGGAAATCATTCGGTTCCCCACCAATCAGTGGGGAGTCGGAATATTACAATAAGTGAAGAAAAACATAACATATGCCTTTTGTCAGTGTATCTTCCCTTTTAAATTAGTTCTCAAAAGATATATCTTTTAACATCCAATTTACAGGATCGGTAGTTTCTTTACTACAGGATGCTGTTGCCGTAAAATCAATCTCCTGAACACTTTTTGTCTGCGTTTGAGTTATGCTTGCGAACCCACTTATTTGAGCCGTCCCCAAGTCCGGTTTAAATTGTTCTTCTTCAATCGTGACGCTGGTAAATGAATAGGTAATCTCAATTTCATAAGTTTGCCATGCACTTGCAGCCTCATCGGCAAGCAACCAAAAATCTTCATTTGGCATCACCATGGATTTGGCAGATTCATAATCTTTAGCATTTATGTAATTACTCCAAGCACTTATCTTTTTCGGTAATTCTTGCTTTACTAAAGTATAATCTGGTTCCGGCGGTTCATCATCAGAGCTGGATTTACCACAAGCACAAACGGAAACTGCTATTAATAACAATAGTATATATTTCATGATATTTCTAAATTAAACACCTCTCATACCAAATTAACATCAAAACTGATCTTCTAAAATGTTTCTTTTCAGCTATATCTTCGTTAAAAAAGATGCAACGTAACCCGGCTATATTTTACTTTTTTGCCTTGATCTAACTAAAAATAATTCCATTTTATTTAAAGATACTTTTTAAATTAAATTGGTATTATTCATGGGTATTATTAATATTTCTTTTTAACTAAAGGTCGAAATACACTCACTCAGCCCAGTAATAAATAAAAGAACTGAGCGAGTATTTAATTATCATCTCATAATGATCATTTTTTTCACATCTGAAAACAGGAAGTCATTATTAACATCCCAAACATCAATAGAATAAAAATAAATCCCGGTCAAACACTCATTTCTATTCCAAACAAGTTCATAAGTTCCTGAGTCTACCATCTCACTTTGAAGAATTCTAATTGTCTGGCCTACTGCATTAATAATCCCTACTTTTACGTAACAGGTTTTAGGAACGGCATATTTAATAGTCGTGATGTCATTAAATGGGTTAGGATAATTTGGAAACAACTCAAAACCTTCGCTTATCTCCAACTCTTCAATGCCCACCGGTTGACAAGCATCACCAATACCATCTGAATTGTAATCTTTCTGATTTCGATTGACAGTAAGCGGGCAATTATCCTCATCATTCAATATACCATCACCATCCATATCCGGATCACAAAGGTCACCAATCATATCCTGATCTGTATCCTCCTGATCGCTATTTGGCGTAAAAGGACAGTTGTCATTTTCATTCAGAATATCATCATCGTCAATATCTGAATCACATACATCTCCCTCTCCATCTTCATCCTCATCTTCTTGTCCTGGATTATAAGCTAAAGGACAATTGTCATCGGAAGTCAAGATATCATCTTCGTCAGGATCATCTCCTCCTGATAGATTCTGAGCATTTGCCACAGTAAAAGTCCATGTAAAAGTGTCAGATTTGTTTCCGTACATATCCTCCACTCCAGTTACACTTGCCATTAAGGTGTTATCCTCAATTGTAAGACCAGTGACATCCGGCAAAATAATAAGCTTATCACCGGAGACACCAAACTGCAGATCGAACTCATAACCGGAATCAATATCTTTTAAAGAAATCTGATCTGCAGAAATACGATTGCCATTAATGGTTTCGTCGAATGTTACAGAGATAATATCTCCATTATCAAGCACAGCATCACTTGGTTCAGGGAGCCCATAAACATGAGGAGGAGTTCTATCCACCGTACCACTTTTTATTTCTGAATAGTTTACTCCACTTTCACATTTAACCATTGCCCTGATATCATAAGCTCCATCGGGAATGTTAACGAAAGACATTTCGTAAGAACCAGCATTTTCTTCCAATTGTGATTTGTCGAAAATCACATCCGGAATCCAATTGTTA contains:
- a CDS encoding RteC domain-containing protein; this encodes MFTEEIFFRLITELTKAVVVFEKNEVEYKLYFDKYLSFHEFKDNVNHLYWNFIREVRNNLYSFKTNGEVRSYLDMLIHIFEMLDEQIGENPDFVNPSPNYKIVTKTINRLEWIHIHPEDLSQMVACFQLQKDIIQKSSKFIRVFRKNCRKSEVYLLGPDASWQNEMKEFYPHMTRIKDVLPMHKLLPDKIYFLHEERQRLSLEYLGKGEDIYSSPANMYFEVKIETYRGLLCESQYSDFKGVDFKDQEMKVLFLEMHSILDQPNSSAFLQDFKNDLKKMIEKFKPTGNGSESTNCSCRSSVNLRWTASKVALVELIYGLFSSKSLNDGGAEIKEITKSFEKLFSVDLGDVYHTFSEICKRKIEPTKFFDLMKDSLLNKMKESEDN